AAAGTTGGACGATAGGCATCACAGATCTCTACTGGCAGTTTTTTAGTGAAAGGAAACTCAGACTAGATTTGTTTTGAAACTAGAAGtctaaaattacatttcaaaaCACCACACACGGTGAGAGAGCAACAGTTGGACTAAACGGAAACTGCTCTATAGCTAGACTTCTGCGGTCATAAACTCTTCAGACAAACTAAAAACTGTTCAACTAAAGCAATACCTAAAAAGACTTTAAAGTTATTAAAACACAAGATATGTAAATTAGGTTCAAACAGTACACTCTACAGGCAGAGTTTGTATTTGGTGTGAGAATGCACGTCACACTCATCCTTAAAACACATCATAGGATTGAGAACCAGAACTAGATTCTGCTGTACTTTTGGAACAGCGATGCAGCAGAATTGTATTTGCTGGCTTGACCCATAAAACTATAGACTGCACTAAGTCCTGtcgctaaataaataaaaacattgtagGTTTGAGTAGCATTGGTATGGAAGGCATAACATATCCAAGAGGCAGACTGATTCAAGCTGGTATGTGAGTTTTCCATCAGCTAAGTTGAGCATGCCCCCTTGTGTTCAAACATGCCCTCAAGCATGCAGTCTGAGAATGGTCCTAAACCTAAGTTGAGTCAATTTGGTAGACAACATCCTACACTTTGGAATGGTAAAGCTTGAAAAACAGAACATGATCATAAAAATCCCAAACTGTGCTTACCAACACCAGCATAGACAATGTGAAATATGTTGCAAATTAATGAGTGCCAGAACTTGCTCCAATACCAGGTCaaacaacacacaccaaacataaATTATTTTGCTTCTGATAAACAAGGTAAGGAGAACATAGCAATGGAAAACTAAAATGAGACACAAATaaagtaacagagtaacagagcTCCAAGCTCACAGTCTGACTTCAGTAAAACATGAGGTCCACCAAACAAATGAATAAGAAAAATGTTTAAATAAAATCCCAACCCGAACGAGTTTAAGATTGTAAGAGAAATGGTGGCGACGCGGGTACAGACAGACATCCAAGTATACGGTCTGCTCCTGCATGAGAATGGGACTGGCGCGTCACTGGGCACACAGGGCACCATACCTACTGAGAGAAGAAATACATGGTTCAGATTAGAAGATTAGACCGCCCCAAACTATGCATCCACGAACAGTACTAACTCAACAAAGACTGTAAAACAGTTTCATTCTCCATGTTTTCCATACCAATCACATTTTCGGTTTTCTATTTGGGGAAACATTTCTGTGAAGAATGCAGGCAGtgtgtcctcctcacctctcttcatCCATGTTCTCATCATAACAATCTTCATCCAGCTCCAGGTCCAGTTCGTTGCCAATGCCAGAGTCCCGTGGGGCCATGAATAAACTAACATGCGGAGACAAAGGCAAATGTTACTCACCACAGACCATTTCAATGTATAAGAAATTCTTTCAGGGATGGCAGATAAGTATTTTGGGCATTCGCCAGTCGGAGTAGTAGACAGATTTCTACTGGCCCAGGTAACAGTCGGTCCAAAATCGGTGCCATGCGATGTTTGAAAAGACAAATATCACTGCCGGGTTAGTTTCTAACAGCCCAGTCTGAAAAGTACTAGCCTCAGGCTAGTGGGCTAGCTTAATTTCTATCCCTTCCCTGGTTCTTTGGCTATGTTGACTGACAGCCAAGGATATTTATCCATGCATTGAGCTTTGAGCAAAAGTTAAGTATTTATTTTGTTGATCGTATTGCCAGTATGCAGTTATATTGTCTTTGACCAACCATGTTCAGATCGTAAACAGATGATTTCTACTCAGATAAAAGAATACCATACCCAGACAACTGTCACTTCAAATGGACTtgagaagtaaaaaaaaaagtataggtCACTCAAAAATAATACATTCATATTTGGTTAATTAGTCCATTTTTAATACAACCCCAAAGAACTGTGCACATCAATCAAGATTATTAAAATTGAGGACTTTCAATAGAGCACAAAACTGTAATAATGATGTGTTTTGCAGTCTTCAGTCTTACCTGACCGAGCGGCATGTGAAGAAGACGATCCTCTTCAGCCTCGTGTTGTAGAAGAAGTAGTTGAAGGACCACATGTTGCCCTCCTCTCCGTAcgggtcagagtccaggtctgggTTGTAGCTGCAACATCCAAAACAAAATGGCCTTTACATTCTGGTTTACAAATTACATGTAcaggtaactaccaaaataaagCAAACCCTTGAGTAAATGACTATACAAAGTATTttaaaagcaggtgcttccacacaggtgtggttcctggattaattaaggaattaacatcccatcatgcttaagttgatgtataaaaatgcccagttgcccattattttggctaccatgactAGAAGAAAATacctcagtgactttgaaagaggggtctcaaaggagcatagggggtttacagggtgtgtgtctcagtcaccagatctcaacccaattgaacacttatgggagactCTGGAGCGGCGCTTGAGACAGTGttttctaccaccatcaacaaagcaaatgatggaatttattgtggaagaatgatgtcgcatccctccaatagagttccagacacttgtagaatctatgccacggtgttttgaagctgttctggctcgtggtggagcaatgccctattaagacactacgTTGGTgtctcctttattttgtcagttaccggTATGTCTCCTCGCATATGTTTAAAGGTGGCGGTGCTCGTGCCGGAGCCTGGTGTAGTGATAGCACTGCCAACTCCAGACCACACATACCCTCTCTACCTTTAAGAAAAAATGGAATTGCTCACCTGTAGATGTCACACTCCGACAGGCAGATCTCTGTGTCAATGGCCTCCCATAGCTGGGGCTGTAGCCGACTGTACTCCTCCCCAGCCGCCGCCGACAGACTGCTGTTCACCGCGTTGAACACCTAACATCATACACTGTGTTAATAATGCCATATAAACACAGAACTTTCGTGTTTATCAGGCCCTGTTAGGATTTAGCCAACACTGACCATGTCTAGACATCAACTAATAGATTCAAGCACAGTGTCCAAAACTTCATTTTGGAGTTGATCTGTTAGTCCCCTTCCCAAGCCTTTTGTCCTCCAGGTAATGGATTACAGTCTCACACCACATGAGACCAGACAGGCTTTGGGTCGTGTACAAGCTGCCTCGGCACGTCAAGCCCAATCAACTCCAGCTACTGTGTAGTGAAAGCCAAGACGCAAAACCAGCAGAATACGCTGGTTCTGGTGTAAGCAATTCCTACCAGCAACGTGAGGCAGGTACAGGCACAGTTATGTAGGTAGGAGATATTAAATCCTCACCCAGTTTATGCTGGGCTCTCTGCTGAAGTCGTGGCTCTTGGTGCGGCTGAAGTCATAGTCGGGGCGGAAGGATTCGTTGAGGGTGGCAATCAGGTAGAAGAGGGTCTTCCTGCTGCACTTGTCAGAGAGAGgcccctctccctcatctccacTCTGACTCTGGCTCAACCTACACCACAGCACAAAACCACACCCTAGTTAGTGTTATGAAGATGTTCAGTGCACACTTGTGAATACTTGTCATTCACACTGTCTGCTTGACAGGAACTAAAGGATTCTTCTAGGTCTTCCAAGTGACCAGGCCATGATCATTACAGAATACAGATAGAAGTGTAATGACTAGAACACATTCAATTCACTATCACTATATTATACATCTACTATAAAGTGTGTGTGAACACTACATGCATTAGTTACATTTATCTGAAAAACACTGACCATTTCTCCCAAGTACTGAATAGATCACTACTTCCTAAGGCGGCTGAAGAAAATCGACATGCTGCCCcgggtcctctccaaatactaccgcTGCACCACCGAAAGCATCCTGACCGGGTGGTGAAGacggcccagtaaatcactgggaccgtgctcccacCCATCCGGGACATCTACTCGaaacggtgcctgaggaaggcaCGCAACATCATCTAGGACCCCAtacacgagctgttctctcccttaccgtcagGCAGGCGgtatcggagcatgaggtctgataccaactaGTGATAGGTCGTTCGCGAACGAACAGCTCTTTTTGAAGGGCTGTTTTTGGTGAATGTCTGGAACCGAATCACCTCAGTGAAAGAGCTGTTCATTTAGCTCTCTGATTTGCATACTGCTATTACTGCTTCTTGAGCTCAAACAATGTTTTTCTGCAGATCTGTAGTCTTACTTGTTGGGGCTGATTCCTGAGGACTGTGGAGGGGACAGGGCTTCCAGGACATGAGGCAGTCCCTCCTGGCAGAACTGTTTGAACATCTGCTTGTCCTCGCCCGCCATCTTGCAAGAGTAGCTTTCGATCCTGAGGAAAGACACAGTGCAAAACAAAAAATGGTTCTTCACATCATGCATCTACTTAAGCAAATGATGTGATTGTGAAAATCAACTTCCTGTGTAACAAAGTTAAGTTGTGTTAGG
This is a stretch of genomic DNA from Oncorhynchus clarkii lewisi isolate Uvic-CL-2024 chromosome 17, UVic_Ocla_1.0, whole genome shotgun sequence. It encodes these proteins:
- the LOC139370959 gene encoding repressor of RNA polymerase III transcription MAF1 homolog isoform X1; this encodes MKLLENSSFEAINTRLTIEMGDCQIIGRIESYSCKMAGEDKQMFKQFCQEGLPHVLEALSPPQSSGISPNKLSQSQSGDEGEGPLSDKCSRKTLFYLIATLNESFRPDYDFSRTKSHDFSREPSINWVFNAVNSSLSAAAGEEYSRLQPQLWEAIDTEICLSECDIYSYNPDLDSDPYGEEGNMWSFNYFFYNTRLKRIVFFTCRSVSLFMAPRDSGIGNELDLELDEDCYDENMDEESRYGALCAQ
- the LOC139370959 gene encoding repressor of RNA polymerase III transcription MAF1 homolog isoform X2; protein product: MKLLENSSFEAINTRLTIEMGDCQIIGRIESYSCKMAGEDKQMFKQFCQEGLPHVLEALSPPQSSGISPNKLSQSQSGDEGEGPLSDKCSRKTLFYLIATLNESFRPDYDFSRTKSHDFSREPSINWVFNAVNSSLSAAAGEEYSRLQPQLWEAIDTEICLSECDIYSYNPDLDSDPYGEEGNMWSFNYFFYNTRLKRIVFFTCRSVSLFMAPRDSGIGNELDLELDEDCYDENMDEERYGALCAQ